In a genomic window of Streptomyces katrae:
- the ffh gene encoding signal recognition particle protein, which produces MFDTLSDRLSATFKSLRGKGRLSEQDIDAAAREIRIALLEADVALPVVRSFIANVKERARGEEVSKALNPGQQVLKIVNDELVSILGGETRRLRFAKTAPTVIMLAGLQGAGKTTLAGKLGLWLKGQGHSPLLVACDLQRPNAVNQLSVVAERAGVAVYAPAPGNGVGDPVQVAKDSIEYARTKQYDIVIVDTAGRLGIDAELMQQAADIRDAVSPDEILFVVDAMIGQDAVNTAEAFRDGVGFDGVVLSKLDGDARGGAALSIAHVTGKQIMFASNGEKLDDFDAFHPDRMAGRILDMGDMLTLIEQAEKTFSQAEAEKMAAKLAKGPKEFTLDDFLAQMEQVRKMGSISKLLGMLPGMGQIKDQINNIDERDVDRTAAIIKSMTPAERQDPTIINGSRRARIAKGSGVEVSAVKNLVERFFDARKMMSRMAQGGGMPGMPGIPGMGGGPGRQKKQVKQAKGKRKSGNPMKRKEEEAAAAARREQGAQPALPAAGGNPFGLPAGGGQPGQDFDLPDEFKKFMK; this is translated from the coding sequence GTGTTCGATACGCTTTCCGACCGCCTCAGCGCGACCTTCAAGTCCCTCCGGGGCAAAGGCCGCCTCTCCGAGCAGGACATCGACGCTGCGGCGCGGGAAATCCGTATCGCCCTCCTCGAGGCCGACGTCGCGCTCCCCGTCGTCCGCTCCTTCATCGCGAACGTCAAGGAAAGGGCCCGCGGCGAGGAGGTCAGCAAGGCGCTGAACCCCGGCCAGCAGGTCCTGAAGATCGTCAACGACGAGCTGGTCTCGATCCTCGGCGGCGAGACCCGCCGCCTGCGCTTCGCCAAGACCGCGCCGACCGTCATCATGCTGGCCGGTCTCCAGGGTGCCGGTAAGACCACCCTCGCCGGAAAGCTCGGCCTCTGGCTCAAGGGGCAGGGCCACTCCCCGCTCCTCGTCGCCTGCGACCTCCAGCGCCCCAACGCCGTCAACCAGCTCAGCGTCGTCGCCGAGCGGGCCGGCGTGGCCGTCTACGCGCCCGCGCCCGGCAACGGCGTCGGCGACCCGGTCCAGGTGGCCAAGGACTCGATCGAGTACGCGCGCACCAAGCAGTACGACATCGTCATCGTCGACACCGCCGGCCGCCTCGGCATCGACGCCGAGCTGATGCAGCAGGCCGCGGACATCCGCGACGCCGTCAGCCCCGACGAGATCCTCTTCGTCGTCGACGCCATGATCGGCCAGGACGCGGTCAACACCGCCGAGGCCTTCCGTGACGGCGTCGGCTTCGACGGCGTGGTGCTCTCCAAGCTCGACGGCGACGCCCGCGGCGGTGCCGCGCTCTCCATCGCGCACGTCACCGGCAAGCAGATCATGTTCGCCTCGAACGGCGAGAAGCTCGACGACTTCGACGCCTTCCACCCGGACCGCATGGCGGGCCGGATCCTCGACATGGGTGACATGCTCACCCTCATCGAGCAGGCCGAGAAGACCTTCTCGCAGGCCGAGGCCGAGAAGATGGCGGCCAAGCTCGCCAAGGGCCCCAAGGAGTTCACGCTCGACGACTTCCTGGCCCAGATGGAGCAGGTCCGCAAGATGGGCTCCATCTCCAAGCTCCTCGGCATGCTGCCGGGCATGGGCCAGATCAAGGACCAGATCAACAACATCGACGAGCGCGACGTGGACCGCACCGCCGCGATCATCAAGTCGATGACCCCGGCCGAGCGCCAGGACCCGACGATCATCAACGGCTCGCGCCGCGCCCGTATCGCCAAGGGTTCCGGCGTCGAGGTCAGCGCCGTGAAGAACCTCGTCGAGCGGTTCTTCGACGCCCGCAAGATGATGTCCCGCATGGCCCAGGGCGGCGGCATGCCGGGCATGCCCGGCATCCCCGGGATGGGCGGCGGCCCCGGCCGGCAGAAGAAGCAGGTCAAGCAGGCCAAGGGCAAGCGCAAGAGCGGCAACCCGATGAAGCGCAAGGAAGAGGAGGCCGCGGCAGCGGCCCGGCGCGAGCAGGGCGCCCAGCCCGCGCTCCCCGCCGCCGGCGGCAACCCGTTCGGCCTCCCGGCGGGCGGCGGCCAGCCCGGCCAGGACTTCGACCTGCCGGACGAGTTCAAGAAGTTCATGAAGTAG
- the ftsH gene encoding ATP-dependent zinc metalloprotease FtsH: protein MPSPTPVPPRDRADTPWRSEGAPPSPPPRKKMPGGWRGLILAALIVYLITNVVLGFFNEGDGPTISYTEFSKQVTDGNVQKIYSKGDAIQGELKTKQPAPGGHGDYRKFVTQRPAFADDQLWTGLTSKGVTVTASPVVEQRSFLANLLISLAPMLLIVALWLLIARRMGSALGGAGGFGRKAPPKPVELEGAKRTTFEDVAGIDEVEGELSEVVDFLKNPHQYHRLGARMPGGVLLAGPPGTGKTLLARAVAGEAGVPFFSASASEFIEMIVGVGASRVRELFAEARKVAPAIIFIDEIDTIGRARAGSAGMGGHDEREQTLNQILTEMDGFSGSEGVVVLAATNRADVLDPALTRPGRFDRTVAVSPPDRAGREAILRIHTRDIPLGPDVDLAQVARTTPGMTGAELANLANEAALLAVKRRQDAVTQADLSDALEKVQLGAERPLVMPQEERRRTAYHESGHALLGMLQPGADPVRKITIVPRGRALGVTLSTPDADRYAYTEPYLRGRIIGALGGMAAEHVVYNVITTGAESDLEQVTNIVRGMVGRWGMSERVGRLTAIPSDGQGPYGLTAAPATLDAVDHEMRRIVDECYEEACRLLAENRPKLDALAEALLAAETLDERAAYEAAGIPRLAKDHGTG from the coding sequence GTGCCCAGCCCCACCCCCGTACCGCCACGCGACCGGGCCGACACCCCCTGGCGCTCCGAGGGCGCCCCGCCCAGCCCACCGCCCCGCAAGAAGATGCCCGGCGGCTGGCGCGGGCTGATCCTCGCCGCCCTGATCGTCTACCTGATCACCAACGTCGTGCTGGGCTTCTTCAACGAGGGCGACGGGCCGACGATCTCGTACACCGAGTTCAGCAAGCAGGTCACCGACGGCAACGTCCAGAAGATCTACTCCAAGGGCGACGCCATCCAGGGCGAGCTCAAGACCAAGCAGCCCGCCCCCGGCGGCCACGGCGACTACCGCAAGTTCGTCACCCAGCGCCCCGCCTTCGCCGACGACCAGCTGTGGACCGGCCTGACCTCCAAGGGCGTCACCGTCACCGCCTCCCCGGTCGTCGAACAGCGCAGCTTCCTCGCCAACCTGCTGATCTCCCTCGCCCCCATGCTGCTGATCGTGGCCCTGTGGCTGCTCATCGCCCGCCGGATGGGCTCCGCCCTGGGCGGGGCCGGCGGGTTCGGCCGCAAGGCGCCGCCCAAACCCGTCGAGCTGGAAGGCGCCAAACGCACCACCTTCGAGGACGTGGCCGGGATCGACGAGGTCGAGGGCGAGCTCAGCGAGGTCGTGGACTTCCTCAAGAACCCCCACCAGTACCACCGGCTCGGCGCCCGCATGCCCGGCGGCGTGCTGCTCGCCGGCCCGCCCGGCACCGGCAAGACCCTCCTCGCCCGCGCCGTCGCGGGCGAGGCCGGGGTGCCCTTCTTCTCGGCCTCCGCCTCCGAGTTCATCGAGATGATCGTCGGCGTCGGCGCCTCCCGGGTGCGCGAGCTGTTCGCCGAGGCCCGCAAGGTCGCCCCGGCGATCATCTTCATCGACGAGATCGACACCATCGGGCGGGCCCGCGCCGGCTCCGCCGGCATGGGCGGCCACGACGAGCGCGAGCAGACCCTCAACCAGATCCTCACCGAGATGGACGGCTTCTCCGGCTCGGAGGGCGTGGTCGTCCTGGCCGCCACCAACCGCGCCGACGTCCTCGACCCCGCCCTGACGCGCCCCGGCCGCTTCGACCGCACCGTCGCCGTCTCCCCGCCCGACCGGGCGGGCCGCGAGGCCATCCTGCGCATCCACACCCGCGACATCCCCCTGGGCCCGGACGTGGACCTGGCCCAGGTGGCCCGCACCACCCCCGGGATGACCGGCGCCGAGCTGGCCAACCTCGCCAACGAGGCCGCCCTGCTGGCCGTCAAGCGCCGCCAGGACGCGGTCACCCAGGCCGACCTCTCCGACGCCCTGGAGAAGGTCCAGCTGGGCGCCGAGCGCCCGCTCGTGATGCCCCAGGAGGAACGCCGCCGCACCGCCTACCACGAGAGCGGCCACGCCCTGCTGGGCATGCTCCAGCCGGGCGCCGACCCCGTCCGCAAGATCACCATCGTGCCGCGCGGCCGCGCGCTGGGCGTCACCCTCTCCACCCCCGACGCCGACCGCTACGCGTACACCGAGCCCTACCTGCGCGGCCGCATCATCGGGGCGCTCGGCGGCATGGCCGCCGAGCACGTGGTCTACAACGTGATCACCACGGGCGCCGAGAGCGACCTCGAACAGGTCACCAACATCGTCCGCGGCATGGTCGGCCGCTGGGGCATGAGCGAGCGCGTCGGCCGCCTCACCGCGATCCCGTCCGACGGCCAGGGCCCCTACGGCCTGACCGCCGCCCCCGCCACCCTGGACGCCGTGGACCACGAGATGCGCCGGATCGTGGACGAGTGCTACGAGGAGGCCTGCCGCCTGCTGGCCGAGAACCGCCCGAAGCTCGACGCCCTGGCGGAGGCCCTGCTGGCCGCCGAGACCCTGGACGAGCGCGCGGCGTACGAGGCGGCCGGCATCCCCCGCCTCGCCAAGGACCACGGCACGGGCTGA
- a CDS encoding methyltransferase type 11 produces MTPTPTATLVARDWAEIQERMLVPLYEAVYDRLEVGPGTRLLGLGCGAGLPLLLAAGRGAAATGVEADPALRALARERLLEVVAAPPVPAARPYDVLLAFEPGAGALAAALPSVRRGGAVVLAGWGPAERCTVPAVLGGGPVARDLDAVAEGAGLVPDGSGRVFCPFGYADADSAVRGLLSTGLYPVAGTGAGPCAAADPALAEKELAEALHPYERADGAVWLPNILRYVIARVA; encoded by the coding sequence ATGACACCGACGCCGACGGCGACGCTCGTCGCCCGGGACTGGGCGGAGATCCAGGAACGGATGCTGGTACCGCTGTACGAGGCGGTCTACGACCGGCTGGAGGTCGGGCCGGGCACCCGGCTGCTGGGCCTGGGCTGCGGGGCCGGGCTGCCCCTGCTGCTGGCCGCCGGACGGGGCGCCGCCGCCACGGGCGTGGAGGCCGACCCGGCCCTGCGGGCGCTGGCCCGGGAGCGGCTGCTGGAGGTGGTGGCCGCTCCCCCGGTGCCCGCGGCGCGCCCCTACGACGTGCTGCTGGCCTTCGAGCCCGGCGCGGGCGCCCTGGCGGCGGCCCTGCCCTCGGTGCGGCGGGGCGGCGCGGTGGTGCTGGCGGGCTGGGGTCCGGCCGAGCGGTGCACGGTGCCGGCGGTGCTCGGCGGCGGGCCGGTGGCCCGGGACCTGGACGCGGTGGCCGAGGGGGCCGGGCTGGTGCCGGACGGGTCGGGGCGGGTGTTCTGCCCGTTCGGGTACGCCGACGCGGACAGCGCCGTGCGCGGGCTGCTGTCGACCGGGCTGTACCCCGTCGCGGGGACCGGGGCCGGGCCCTGCGCGGCGGCGGACCCGGCGCTGGCAGAGAAGGAGCTGGCGGAGGCGCTTCACCCGTACGAGCGGGCCGACGGCGCCGTCTGGCTGCCGAACATCCTGCGCTACGTCATCGCCCGGGTGGCGTAG